In a genomic window of Pokkaliibacter sp. MBI-7:
- the truA gene encoding tRNA pseudouridine(38-40) synthase TruA — translation MTNSHSSLEISPKIFRIALGVEYNGSEFHGWQAQKSGVASVQAELERALSKVANEAVAVVCAGRTDAGVHASEQVVHFDTTAVRDPRAWIMGTNTHLSHHVSVRWATEVADDFHARFSAVERQYRYVIYNHKVQPALLNRHLTWDYRPLDVVRMQEAARHLVGTHDFTSFRAVQCQAKSPVRTLKQLDVVRQGNLIVLNVRANAFLHHMVRNLAGVLIKIGAGEAEPLWAKEVLDARDRRLGGVTAPPFGLYLVRAVYPESFILPQEAPGPNFLGSFGEG, via the coding sequence ATGACCAATTCACATTCGTCGCTGGAGATTTCTCCAAAGATTTTTCGTATTGCCTTGGGTGTCGAGTACAACGGCAGCGAGTTTCATGGTTGGCAAGCGCAAAAGTCGGGTGTTGCCAGTGTGCAGGCAGAGCTGGAACGCGCGCTCAGCAAGGTTGCCAATGAGGCAGTTGCAGTCGTGTGTGCAGGCCGAACAGATGCGGGAGTCCATGCCAGCGAGCAGGTGGTCCATTTTGATACGACGGCTGTTCGTGATCCCCGGGCTTGGATCATGGGGACCAATACCCATCTGTCTCATCATGTCAGTGTGCGCTGGGCTACAGAAGTGGCTGATGATTTTCATGCACGCTTTTCTGCAGTAGAACGTCAATATCGTTATGTCATCTATAACCATAAAGTTCAGCCCGCCCTGCTCAATCGACATCTGACCTGGGATTATCGCCCGCTGGATGTGGTGCGAATGCAAGAAGCAGCGCGCCATCTCGTTGGCACCCATGATTTTACCTCCTTTCGCGCTGTTCAGTGCCAGGCGAAAAGTCCTGTGCGGACCTTGAAGCAACTGGATGTTGTGCGGCAAGGTAATCTGATCGTATTGAATGTAAGGGCGAACGCATTTCTTCATCACATGGTCCGCAATCTTGCGGGCGTACTGATAAAGATTGGTGCAGGTGAGGCTGAGCCTCTGTGGGCTAAAGAAGTACTGGATGCTCGGGATCGCCGATTGGGAGGGGTGACCGCGCCGCCTTTTGGTCTTTATCTGGTGCGTGCGGTATACCCGGAATCATTCATCCTGCCGCAAGAGGCTCCCGGCCCCAATTTTCTGGGCAGTTTCGGTGAGGGCTAG
- a CDS encoding phosphoribosylanthranilate isomerase, protein MTRTRVKICGMRSVEDALAAVEAGADALGFVFYPPSKRAIDAALCRDICQALPPFVERVGLFVDEAPEQVKKVLSIAPLSLLQFHGDETAAYCESFSVPYIKAIRMKPGTDLIALAQTYSSAQALLVDAYMPGMPGGTGLTFDWQVLPDNVGKPVILAGGLTPDNIGIAVRGVRPYAVDVSGGVESAPGKKDAALISQFVQGVLRGDAS, encoded by the coding sequence ATGACCCGAACACGCGTCAAAATTTGTGGTATGCGAAGTGTCGAGGATGCTCTGGCGGCGGTTGAAGCTGGGGCGGATGCTTTAGGGTTTGTATTTTACCCACCGAGCAAGCGAGCTATTGACGCTGCTCTCTGTCGTGATATCTGCCAGGCGTTGCCACCTTTCGTAGAGCGTGTTGGCTTGTTCGTCGACGAGGCACCTGAGCAGGTAAAAAAGGTGTTGAGCATTGCTCCACTTAGCTTGCTGCAATTTCACGGTGACGAGACTGCAGCCTATTGCGAGTCGTTTTCCGTGCCCTATATAAAGGCCATCAGGATGAAGCCGGGGACGGACCTGATAGCGTTGGCTCAAACCTATTCCTCAGCACAGGCTTTACTGGTAGATGCCTATATGCCGGGTATGCCAGGAGGAACAGGCCTTACTTTTGACTGGCAAGTATTGCCAGATAACGTGGGCAAACCTGTGATTCTGGCGGGTGGCCTGACACCGGATAATATTGGTATCGCGGTACGCGGGGTAAGACCTTATGCCGTCGATGTCAGTGGTGGCGTCGAGTCTGCTCCAGGCAAGAAGGATGCCGCTCTCATTTCTCAATTTGTACAAGGGGTGTTACGTGGTGACGCAAGTTGA
- the trpB gene encoding tryptophan synthase subunit beta: MVTQVDLKALVSLPDERGHFGPYGGRFVSETLMAALEELTETYQRLWQDPEFIAEFDRDLKHYVGRPSPLYHAERLSRELGGAQIYLKREDLNHTGAHKVNNTIGQALLAKKIGKPRIIAETGAGQHGVASATVAARLGLECVVYMGEEDIRRQALNVYRMKLLGAKVVPVTSGTRTLKDALNEAMRDWVTNVDSTFYIIGTAAGPHPYPQMVRDFQSVIGREARQQCLEQTGRLPDALVACVGGGSNAIGLFYPFIEDASVRMIGVEAGGLGLATGQHAAPLTAGRPGVLHGNRTYLMADDAGQILGTHSVSAGLDYPGVGPEHAWLKDTGRAEYVAATDEEAMNAFRMLTRIEGIMPALESSHAVAHAIKIAPTMSQDQILVVNLSGRGDKDIHTVAGIDGIEI, from the coding sequence GTGGTGACGCAAGTTGATCTGAAAGCGTTGGTCAGTCTGCCTGACGAACGAGGACACTTTGGCCCCTATGGTGGGCGCTTTGTGTCTGAGACCCTGATGGCGGCACTGGAAGAGCTTACCGAGACGTATCAGCGTTTGTGGCAAGACCCCGAGTTTATCGCCGAATTTGATCGTGATCTGAAGCATTATGTGGGCCGTCCATCGCCTCTTTATCATGCTGAGCGTTTGTCTCGTGAGCTGGGTGGTGCGCAGATTTACCTGAAGCGGGAAGACCTTAATCACACGGGTGCGCACAAGGTTAACAATACTATTGGCCAGGCCTTATTGGCCAAAAAAATAGGCAAACCTCGTATTATCGCTGAAACAGGAGCTGGCCAACATGGTGTGGCATCTGCAACTGTCGCTGCTCGCCTCGGGCTGGAGTGCGTGGTGTATATGGGCGAGGAAGATATTCGTCGTCAAGCGCTCAACGTTTATCGCATGAAACTGCTGGGTGCCAAGGTGGTACCTGTCACGTCTGGCACGCGCACGTTGAAAGACGCTCTCAATGAAGCCATGCGAGATTGGGTTACCAATGTTGATAGCACCTTCTACATCATTGGTACCGCAGCAGGCCCTCATCCCTATCCGCAAATGGTTCGTGATTTTCAGTCCGTCATCGGCCGCGAAGCCCGTCAGCAATGCCTGGAACAAACCGGTCGTCTGCCAGATGCCCTGGTTGCGTGCGTCGGTGGTGGATCTAATGCCATCGGGCTGTTCTATCCCTTTATCGAGGATGCCAGCGTAAGAATGATTGGTGTCGAGGCGGGCGGACTGGGTCTGGCAACAGGTCAGCACGCCGCTCCGTTGACCGCAGGGCGCCCAGGTGTGCTGCATGGCAACCGCACTTATCTGATGGCTGATGATGCTGGGCAGATTCTGGGTACGCATTCGGTTTCGGCTGGTCTTGATTATCCTGGCGTTGGACCTGAACATGCGTGGCTGAAAGATACCGGTAGAGCTGAATATGTAGCTGCGACCGATGAAGAGGCAATGAATGCATTCCGTATGCTGACTCGCATTGAAGGTATTATGCCGGCCCTTGAGTCAAGCCACGCAGTTGCTCATGCAATCAAGATTGCCCCGACCATGTCTCAGGATCAGATTCTTGTCGTTAACCTGTCGGGTCGTGGCGACAAAGATATTCATACCGTTGCCGGCATTGATGGCATCGAGATCTAA
- the trpA gene encoding tryptophan synthase subunit alpha produces the protein MSRISGCFARLAAANRKALIPYITAGDGGLDLTVPLMHALVGAGADIIELGVPFSDPMADGPVIQLACERALAHGTRLADVLEMVKAFRVQDEVTPVVLMGYLNPVEMMGYKAFAEQAATAGVDGVLLVDMPPEEADDVPALMQAHGLDLVFLLAPTSKVERVEAIGKAGSGYVYYVSLKGVTGSAQLNTAEVAERVGFIRQHVSQPVGVGFGIRDAASAKAVAAVADGVIVGSVLVNKMAELQQDRAALLQEVPAILRSMREAMDA, from the coding sequence ATGAGCCGTATCTCAGGATGTTTCGCTCGCCTCGCAGCGGCGAATCGTAAGGCGCTGATTCCTTACATCACTGCTGGTGATGGTGGCCTGGATCTCACAGTCCCCCTGATGCATGCTCTGGTCGGCGCGGGCGCTGACATTATTGAGCTGGGCGTGCCGTTTTCAGACCCCATGGCAGATGGTCCGGTCATTCAGTTAGCCTGCGAGCGGGCACTGGCACACGGCACTCGTTTGGCAGATGTGCTGGAGATGGTCAAAGCATTTCGTGTTCAGGATGAGGTTACGCCTGTTGTCTTGATGGGATACCTGAATCCTGTCGAAATGATGGGATATAAAGCGTTCGCCGAGCAGGCCGCGACCGCTGGTGTGGATGGCGTTTTGCTGGTCGATATGCCCCCAGAAGAGGCCGATGATGTGCCTGCATTGATGCAGGCTCATGGTCTGGATTTGGTTTTCCTGCTGGCGCCTACCAGCAAGGTTGAGCGAGTTGAGGCAATCGGCAAGGCGGGTTCTGGTTACGTATACTACGTATCACTTAAAGGCGTGACAGGATCAGCCCAGCTGAATACTGCCGAAGTGGCTGAGCGGGTTGGTTTCATTCGCCAGCACGTCAGTCAGCCGGTGGGTGTCGGTTTTGGTATTCGCGATGCCGCATCGGCCAAAGCAGTCGCAGCGGTAGCCGATGGTGTCATCGTGGGAAGTGTACTGGTCAACAAGATGGCCGAGTTGCAGCAGGACAGGGCCGCGTTATTGCAGGAAGTGCCCGCCATATTGCGCAGCATGCGCGAAGCGATGGATGCCTGA
- the accD gene encoding acetyl-CoA carboxylase, carboxyltransferase subunit beta, translating to MSNWLEKIVPSLVRVQRKTSTSSVPEGLWKKCPKCEAVLYRPELEKNLDVCPKCDHHMRISARRRLDVFLDAENRAEIGANVEPSDRLKFKDSKRYKDRLVAAQKETGEKDALIAMSGTLDGMPVVAVAFEFNFMGGSMGSVVGERFVRAAQHALKERIPLICFAASGGARMQEALFSLMQMAKTSAALEKLKQNGVPYISVMTDPVFGGVSASLAMLGDLNVAEPNALIGFAGPRVIEQTVREKLPEGFQRSEFLLSHGALDMILHRKQMRERLGSILRKLSHLPEIKEVQEEAEE from the coding sequence ATGAGTAACTGGCTAGAAAAAATCGTTCCTTCCCTCGTTCGGGTGCAGCGTAAAACCTCAACCTCTTCTGTACCTGAAGGGTTGTGGAAGAAGTGCCCCAAGTGTGAGGCGGTGCTGTATCGCCCCGAGCTGGAAAAAAATCTGGATGTATGTCCGAAGTGCGATCATCACATGCGTATCAGTGCTCGCCGTCGTCTGGATGTTTTTCTGGATGCGGAAAATCGGGCAGAAATCGGTGCGAATGTTGAGCCCAGTGATCGTCTGAAGTTCAAGGACTCCAAGCGCTATAAGGATCGCCTGGTGGCTGCCCAGAAGGAGACTGGCGAGAAGGATGCACTGATTGCAATGAGCGGCACTCTGGATGGTATGCCGGTTGTTGCGGTAGCCTTTGAGTTCAACTTCATGGGCGGTTCCATGGGGTCAGTGGTAGGTGAACGTTTTGTTCGTGCGGCCCAGCATGCTTTGAAAGAGCGTATTCCCCTGATCTGCTTCGCGGCTTCTGGTGGTGCGCGCATGCAGGAAGCACTGTTCTCTCTTATGCAGATGGCGAAGACCAGTGCCGCACTGGAAAAGCTCAAGCAAAACGGTGTGCCCTATATTTCTGTCATGACTGACCCGGTTTTTGGGGGCGTGTCTGCAAGTCTGGCGATGCTGGGTGATCTGAACGTGGCTGAGCCCAATGCTTTGATTGGTTTCGCCGGCCCCCGTGTTATTGAGCAGACGGTGCGTGAGAAACTGCCAGAAGGATTCCAGCGCAGTGAGTTCCTGCTGAGTCATGGTGCTCTGGACATGATTCTGCACCGCAAACAGATGCGCGAGCGTCTGGGTTCGATTCTGCGTAAATTGAGCCATCTTCCTGAAATCAAGGAAGTTCAGGAAGAAGCAGAGGAATAA
- the folC gene encoding bifunctional tetrahydrofolate synthase/dihydrofolate synthase, which yields MTQRTLNDWLAWMEQQHPSAIDLGLDRVQKVWQALGAPQPAKKVVVVGGTNGKGSTLTYISQLAMTAGWKTGTYTSPHFLRYNERVAIEGKSVTDEQLCAVFERIEACQTALSQQGEVISLTYFEFGTLAALLLLAGANLDLAVLEVGLGGRLDAVNIVSGDVAIVTSVDLDHTDWLGSDREAIGFEKAGIFRPDRLALCAEPDVPQSLAEHAQTIAARLMKIGESFGIDEGNGDYRCYGQLPDGRPWYVDHIPAPQLPVRNMAPALQAVKWLGIELTDEQCRHALSHATLTGRFQHMEWQKRYWLLDVAHNPEAARHLAKWLARNAKGRKVHALCGMLADKDIEGVLGALASSIGHWQLLTLQGARGQTAEGMARRVAHLTSDASIAQADTVEEALTALINVSSADDLIVVFGSFYTVSMTLEKMLAG from the coding sequence ATGACACAGCGCACACTTAATGACTGGTTGGCCTGGATGGAGCAACAGCACCCATCAGCGATAGATCTGGGTCTGGATCGGGTACAGAAGGTGTGGCAAGCATTGGGGGCACCGCAGCCTGCCAAAAAGGTGGTTGTGGTTGGCGGCACCAATGGCAAGGGCTCAACCTTAACCTATATCAGTCAGCTGGCTATGACTGCAGGCTGGAAAACAGGCACTTATACCTCACCTCATTTCCTGCGTTACAACGAGCGTGTCGCGATTGAAGGCAAGAGTGTAACTGATGAGCAGCTGTGCGCGGTGTTTGAGCGCATTGAGGCCTGTCAAACAGCGCTGTCGCAGCAGGGCGAGGTGATCTCGCTCACCTATTTTGAGTTTGGAACCCTCGCTGCGTTACTGCTGCTGGCAGGCGCGAACCTGGATCTGGCGGTGCTGGAAGTCGGGCTTGGTGGCCGCCTCGATGCGGTCAATATCGTCAGTGGTGATGTCGCCATCGTGACGTCAGTGGATCTGGATCACACAGACTGGCTGGGCAGTGATCGTGAAGCTATCGGCTTTGAGAAGGCAGGTATATTCCGGCCAGATCGCCTGGCGCTGTGTGCTGAGCCTGATGTGCCGCAGTCTCTGGCTGAGCATGCACAGACAATTGCAGCTCGTCTGATGAAAATCGGTGAATCTTTTGGTATCGATGAGGGCAATGGTGATTATCGTTGTTACGGACAGCTACCGGATGGTCGGCCCTGGTATGTGGATCACATCCCGGCTCCTCAGCTACCGGTCAGAAACATGGCTCCGGCCTTGCAAGCGGTAAAATGGCTTGGCATTGAGCTGACTGATGAACAGTGTCGCCATGCTCTGAGTCATGCGACCCTGACAGGGCGCTTTCAGCATATGGAGTGGCAGAAGCGTTATTGGTTGCTGGATGTCGCCCACAATCCGGAAGCGGCAAGGCATCTGGCAAAGTGGCTGGCTCGGAATGCAAAAGGCCGTAAGGTCCATGCGTTGTGCGGAATGCTGGCTGACAAAGATATCGAGGGTGTTTTAGGCGCTTTGGCCAGCTCAATTGGCCATTGGCAGCTGCTGACATTGCAGGGTGCACGCGGTCAAACCGCAGAAGGGATGGCCAGACGTGTAGCTCACCTGACCTCTGATGCGTCGATTGCTCAGGCAGATACAGTGGAAGAGGCTCTCACTGCGCTGATTAATGTCAGTAGTGCCGATGACCTGATTGTTGTTTTTGGCTCTTTCTATACCGTGTCGATGACACTGGAGAAAATGCTCGCAGGCTAA
- a CDS encoding SPOR domain-containing protein, with protein sequence MPIELRHRIIGGAALLIVVAFWAVSFWDGAGLPSLPPVPEAMPVRPAVPAIDTYQPQQPVSELDETVSPVANSSVEPSVESADTTKLVVPPPPSVAQPAQPVVAETVAPKPAVAQPPAEPKAIKETAPQVQMDTQGVPAAWALQLASFKDQTNADRLQKKLMDSGFKAYQSFDGTLHRVFVGPELDRGKLESIRAQIKQQVKLDAMIVRYQVPK encoded by the coding sequence ATGCCAATTGAGCTTCGGCACCGAATTATTGGTGGTGCTGCATTATTGATCGTGGTTGCGTTTTGGGCAGTCAGTTTTTGGGATGGTGCCGGCTTGCCTTCTTTACCACCGGTACCAGAGGCTATGCCGGTTCGTCCGGCGGTGCCTGCGATTGATACGTATCAGCCTCAGCAGCCTGTATCTGAACTGGATGAAACGGTTTCTCCGGTGGCGAATAGCAGCGTTGAGCCCAGTGTTGAGAGTGCAGATACTACCAAGCTTGTTGTGCCCCCACCTCCATCGGTGGCTCAGCCTGCTCAGCCGGTCGTAGCTGAAACAGTTGCTCCTAAACCTGCGGTAGCGCAGCCACCTGCTGAGCCTAAAGCGATTAAGGAGACTGCACCGCAGGTGCAAATGGATACTCAGGGGGTGCCCGCTGCCTGGGCTTTGCAGTTAGCGAGCTTTAAGGATCAGACTAATGCGGATCGCTTGCAGAAAAAACTGATGGACTCCGGATTCAAGGCCTACCAGAGCTTTGATGGCACATTGCACCGGGTATTCGTCGGCCCCGAGTTGGATCGTGGCAAGCTGGAAAGCATTCGTGCGCAGATCAAGCAACAGGTGAAGCTGGATGCGATGATCGTGCGTTATCAGGTGCCGAAATAA
- a CDS encoding CvpA family protein — protein sequence MNWADWVILGVIGVSGLISLTRGFMREALSLLTWIVAFVIARLFTDQLSVLLTPYIATPSIRVASAFIALFIITLIVGAMIGFLVGELVKATGLSGTDRVLGMAFGIARGCVLIVVAVALLSYTPVVNDYWWQSSRLVPEFKMMESWSLGLLKDVSGAILSVGS from the coding sequence ATGAACTGGGCGGATTGGGTGATTCTTGGGGTCATCGGAGTCTCCGGACTGATCAGCCTGACGCGCGGCTTCATGCGCGAAGCCTTATCTCTGCTGACCTGGATCGTGGCATTTGTTATTGCCCGCCTGTTCACAGACCAGCTTAGTGTGCTCCTGACCCCATATATAGCAACACCTTCCATCAGGGTGGCATCAGCGTTCATCGCTCTGTTTATCATTACGCTGATTGTCGGCGCGATGATTGGTTTCCTGGTCGGAGAGCTGGTGAAAGCGACGGGTTTAAGTGGAACTGATCGCGTGCTGGGCATGGCCTTCGGGATTGCCCGGGGGTGTGTGCTGATTGTGGTAGCGGTGGCCTTGTTATCTTACACGCCCGTAGTCAATGACTACTGGTGGCAGTCGTCACGACTGGTACCTGAATTCAAGATGATGGAGTCCTGGTCTCTTGGCCTTCTTAAAGATGTGTCGGGAGCCATACTGTCAGTAGGAAGCTGA
- the purF gene encoding amidophosphoribosyltransferase — protein sequence MCGIVGIVANSHVNQEIFDALTVLQHRGQDAAGMVTSQNGRFFLRKDNGQVRDVFRTRHMKQLVGNIGIGHVRYPTAGSSSSAEAQPFYVNSPYGIALAHNGNLTNTEELAADLFREDLRHLNTSSDSEVLLNILAHELQILHKLKLTPEDLFSAMGQVYKRVRGAYAVVAMITGYGILAFRDPFGIRPLCIGVRETAGKPEYMVASESCALIGGGYKLLRDVKPGEAIFLSEDAQLFSQVCAEHTEYRPCIFEHVYLARPDSIIDGISVYKARLRMGEFLADKVLRERPEHDIDVVIPIPDTSRTAAMQMALKLGVKMREGFVKNRYIGRTFIMPGQKIREKSVRQKLSPIELEFRDRVVMLVDDSIVRGTTSRQIIEMARECGAKKVYIASAAPAIRYPNVYGIDMPAVKELVGHGRTDEEVAEYIGADWLVYQDLGDLIESTAGADTPATQFDCSVFDGDYVTGDVDEQYFAKLEAARNDGAKFDEELGDNETADMLKRLS from the coding sequence ATGTGCGGTATTGTCGGCATCGTTGCCAATTCCCATGTTAACCAGGAAATATTTGACGCACTTACGGTGCTACAACATCGTGGCCAGGATGCGGCCGGGATGGTCACCAGTCAGAATGGGCGCTTCTTCCTGCGCAAGGACAATGGGCAAGTGCGAGATGTTTTCCGCACCCGTCACATGAAGCAGCTGGTCGGTAACATCGGTATAGGGCATGTGCGTTATCCCACCGCCGGCAGTTCAAGCTCTGCTGAAGCCCAACCCTTCTATGTCAACTCTCCCTACGGTATTGCTCTTGCTCACAATGGCAACCTGACGAACACCGAAGAGCTGGCAGCGGATCTGTTCCGTGAAGATCTGCGTCATTTGAATACCTCTTCGGATTCCGAAGTGCTCCTCAATATTCTGGCTCACGAGCTGCAGATTCTGCACAAACTCAAGCTGACGCCGGAAGATTTGTTCAGTGCCATGGGCCAGGTCTACAAGCGTGTTCGTGGTGCTTATGCTGTTGTGGCCATGATTACCGGCTATGGCATTCTGGCATTTCGCGATCCCTTCGGCATTCGTCCTCTGTGTATTGGTGTGCGCGAGACCGCTGGTAAGCCTGAGTACATGGTGGCATCCGAAAGTTGTGCGCTGATTGGTGGTGGCTACAAGTTGCTGCGCGATGTCAAACCCGGTGAGGCGATTTTCCTCAGTGAAGATGCACAGCTGTTCAGCCAGGTCTGTGCAGAACACACCGAATACCGCCCATGTATTTTTGAACACGTCTACTTGGCACGTCCTGATTCCATTATTGATGGTATTTCCGTTTACAAAGCTCGTCTGCGTATGGGCGAGTTTCTGGCAGACAAGGTTCTGCGTGAACGTCCCGAACATGATATTGATGTTGTCATTCCCATTCCCGATACCAGCCGCACAGCGGCCATGCAAATGGCGCTCAAGCTGGGCGTTAAGATGCGTGAAGGCTTTGTCAAAAACCGTTATATCGGTCGTACCTTCATCATGCCCGGGCAGAAAATTCGTGAGAAGTCCGTCCGGCAGAAGCTGAGCCCGATTGAGCTCGAATTCCGTGATCGTGTTGTCATGCTGGTGGATGACTCCATTGTGCGTGGAACTACTTCACGACAGATTATTGAGATGGCACGCGAGTGTGGCGCCAAGAAGGTCTACATCGCCTCGGCAGCTCCTGCAATTCGCTATCCAAACGTTTACGGTATTGATATGCCAGCAGTTAAAGAGCTGGTCGGTCACGGCCGTACAGACGAAGAAGTGGCTGAATACATTGGTGCTGACTGGCTGGTATATCAGGATCTTGGTGATCTGATTGAATCAACGGCAGGTGCAGATACGCCCGCGACCCAGTTTGACTGCTCTGTGTTTGATGGTGACTACGTTACTGGTGACGTCGATGAGCAGTATTTTGCCAAACTGGAAGCGGCTCGTAACGATGGCGCCAAATTTGACGAAGAACTTGGCGACAATGAAACCGCAGACATGCTCAAACGCCTGAGCTAA
- a CDS encoding O-succinylhomoserine sulfhydrylase, translated as MSEQSFPSNDPLARLQNDLEGAAQDTLAVRAGHVRTMEAEHAEAIFPTSSFVFSSAAEAARRFPNADGNIYSRFTNPTVRTFEQRIAAMEGGERAVATASGMAAISSLTLGMLEQGDHIVCSRSVFGSTIALFDKYLGKFGITTTYVDVNKPQEWEAAVQPNTKLFFLETPSNPLAEVADLRALATIARPHGIKVAVDNCILTPTLQQPLKLGADIVVHSATKYIDGQGRCLGGVVIGNHQDMEKVFGYLRTAGPSMSPFNAWVFLKGLETLRIRMQAHSASAQALAEWLEQHPKVARVYYSGLRSHPQHELARSQQKGFGGLLAFEVKGGQAEAWKVIDCTRMISITGNLGDTRTTITHPSTTTHGKMTAEAKAEAGIKDSLIRVSVGLEDIDDIKADLARGLDHL; from the coding sequence ATGTCTGAGCAGTCTTTTCCTTCTAATGATCCTCTGGCCCGTTTGCAAAATGACCTCGAAGGGGCAGCGCAAGATACTCTGGCAGTGCGCGCTGGACATGTGCGGACCATGGAAGCTGAGCATGCCGAAGCGATTTTCCCAACATCAAGCTTCGTATTCAGCAGTGCGGCAGAGGCTGCACGCCGATTCCCAAATGCCGATGGTAATATCTACTCTCGTTTTACCAATCCCACTGTTCGTACTTTTGAGCAGCGTATTGCAGCGATGGAAGGTGGCGAACGTGCCGTCGCGACCGCTTCCGGGATGGCGGCCATTTCCAGCCTGACACTGGGGATGCTGGAGCAGGGTGATCATATCGTCTGCTCTCGTAGCGTGTTTGGATCGACCATTGCTCTGTTCGACAAATATCTGGGTAAGTTTGGTATCACGACCACTTATGTGGATGTGAACAAGCCGCAAGAGTGGGAAGCCGCAGTGCAACCCAACACCAAGCTGTTCTTTCTTGAAACCCCTTCCAATCCCTTGGCTGAAGTGGCTGATCTTCGTGCACTGGCTACCATTGCACGACCCCATGGCATCAAAGTCGCAGTCGATAACTGTATTCTGACACCGACATTGCAACAGCCTCTGAAGTTGGGGGCAGATATTGTGGTGCACTCTGCCACCAAATACATCGATGGACAGGGGCGTTGCTTGGGTGGGGTGGTGATTGGTAACCATCAGGATATGGAGAAAGTATTCGGCTACTTGCGTACCGCTGGCCCGAGTATGAGCCCATTCAATGCCTGGGTATTCCTCAAGGGGCTGGAGACACTGCGTATTCGTATGCAGGCACACAGTGCCAGTGCACAGGCGTTGGCTGAGTGGCTGGAGCAGCATCCCAAGGTGGCCAGGGTGTATTACTCTGGTCTCAGGAGCCATCCGCAGCATGAGTTGGCGCGTAGTCAGCAGAAAGGTTTTGGTGGTTTGCTGGCTTTTGAAGTGAAGGGGGGGCAGGCGGAGGCGTGGAAGGTTATTGATTGCACGCGCATGATCTCCATTACGGGTAACCTGGGGGATACCCGGACCACGATTACTCACCCGTCAACAACGACACACGGCAAGATGACGGCCGAAGCGAAAGCTGAAGCCGGTATCAAGGACAGTCTGATTCGTGTCTCCGTCGGTCTGGAAGATATTGATGATATCAAAGCTGATCTGGCACGTGGTCTTGACCATCTATGA
- a CDS encoding flagellar basal body-associated FliL family protein, which translates to MTVRLHYLGVAVCLLLAGCDKSDNSDFAKVLQFEGAISPSGNRDPIPEHFLQVPETQLAVPGAVRMDISITLEAASVDAKKRLQSHMPLVQHYLNLALAQVNMQSVKDERSRELVLMQVRDFVNQGLQEEDPKMQIQRVLVDHLWVDRKAQ; encoded by the coding sequence ATGACCGTCCGCCTGCACTACCTTGGCGTCGCCGTGTGCCTGCTGCTGGCAGGTTGTGACAAGTCGGATAACTCCGACTTCGCCAAGGTACTGCAGTTTGAAGGCGCGATTTCCCCGTCAGGAAATCGCGACCCGATTCCGGAGCATTTTCTGCAGGTTCCTGAAACACAGCTCGCGGTGCCGGGTGCTGTGCGCATGGATATCTCCATTACGCTAGAGGCCGCTTCTGTGGATGCCAAGAAGCGTCTGCAGTCTCACATGCCACTGGTACAACACTATCTCAATCTCGCTCTGGCTCAGGTGAATATGCAGTCAGTAAAGGATGAGCGCAGCCGTGAGCTGGTGCTGATGCAAGTGCGGGACTTCGTCAATCAGGGTTTGCAGGAAGAAGATCCCAAGATGCAGATTCAGCGTGTGCTGGTCGATCATCTGTGGGTTGATCGTAAGGCGCAATGA